In Oryzias latipes chromosome 6, ASM223467v1, the sequence ATGAGCAGATCGAACCCTCCACAGATGAAGAGTTAAAGATCTGGCACTATCCGCAAGACAGTTTATTGGCAGAAGATGAAGCAAATTTAGTTGAAGAAGACAACACGTCGACTAAAACGTCTGAAGAGCTCAAGGCTTCCAAAGTGGGAAAAGAAGAAATCCATTCAGCCGATCTGGATGAACCTGCTGACATCCAGAATGAAGAACGATGTCCTCCTGCTGATGTTTCTGCAAAGATTTCTGAGCTCAAATCGAAGCAAGAACTCTGTGACTCTTTGAAAGAGGAATCTCTTTTAGTTGGTGATCGTTTTAAAGTGGAGCGTGATGAAGAAAGCTGCTCAGGAGCTAGAGATGATTTTACAACTGAACAAGAGTCGGAAGGAAGCATTCCTCATGGATCTGAGCAGCTAGAGCGGAACAGGAAGACAGTCGGAGTCAGAGATGGAACTCAAACATCAGGAGAATCTCCACCACAGAAAACAGAAGTTGCAGGTGGAGCTCAACCGGAGGATCGGACTGAATCACCAAAATATGACAGAGTTCAAACTTTCATTCAAACTACAGAAGCGTCACACCCCCAAGATTTTGAGGAAGGTGCAGAAAACTCTGTCTGTGGAGAGCAGGTGGTTAAAGAAGAGACTATAGAAAGTCTGGAGGCGGAGGGAAAAGGAACCTCAAAGAAAGTCACCTTTGTGTTGGAGCCGGAGCTGATCCACAGCTCGGATCTGTCTGAGAGTGACACCTCAATGCGGTCCAGAGCCGATTCAAGCCTGTCAGGTGAGACCAGGCTGAAGGTGTCAGCTCCTGCACTGCTTTCGGGAGAGGTGGAGCACACGGGTGAAGTCGTTTTTGGGTGGGGCAGATGGAGTTTCTGCTTGTTGCTTAATACTCAGAGAAAGCATTGAGAGAAAGAGACCACTGGGGGTGAATGATTTTTGGTCGTAAGGGAAATGGCTCACGGACATTTTATAAACGCATTGATgtgttttggaaatgtttgttttcagaggcCCGGACTGTCATTAACAATTTTTTATGATATTaagtgagtttttctttttctttttatcagatTTTGGCCTGAGCTCCCACGATGAGACCAACACTGCTGAAATGATCGACCAAATGTTTGAGGAGGTGCTGGAATATGCTGGGAAGGTGGAGAAGGAGAGGCGCGAAGATGCAGAAGACTGCGACAGTGGGATTGTTCCGTGCTCAGACAGTCAAGTCAAGACGGAGGAGAAAAACAACGAAGTAGTTCAGACAACAGAAGAGAACGATCCAAATGAAGACGAGCTTCTGAGTTTCCCTCCAGCTGGAATTCTGTCTCCCCTCAGCAAATCTGTGGAGGCCGTCGTCACGCCGCTGGTAAGAACCACTGATCTCTGCCAAGTGCTTCACATCCAAAGTATTTCAGATGTTAGGAAAAGCATGTGAACCTGCTAATGTCATGAAAATACTGTCGATTCACCAATGTTCCACCGACAGCGACTGGCTGCAGAATCCAATCCTTCATCGTTGCTCCTGATCCCTGATGAGACCAGCACTCCTCCTGCTGAATCTGCTCCTCTGTACAGGTAATCAGGCCGGGTTGCTAAGCTTAGTTTATGGTATATAAAGCAGTGATCCAGGTCTTTAAGTCGCCCTTTGGGTGCAGGAGGAGGCAATAACTCGCTTcaaggagattttttttcagaCCGCTGGGTTTGTGCTCCAACTTTCATAGATTTATTAAGTGCAAAtttgcatatttttattttatttttttgtatctgttttttttttccacactgcGCATTGTGTTCTTGCGATAGTTTTAcgtccttttttgtttaaattacaacTTGAAGGTCATAagtttacgagaaaaaagtcatgtaCCGGTAGTCAAAAGTGTGTAGTGGGGAGTTTTACTGCctcaaaacatctgtaatcctactttacAGATTTcaccttttgttatttttagagCATACTGTTCACACAAAGCACTATTAAAACCAAACCAAGAACAGTATTGGAAACTGAGAGGAAGACCTTTTCCTTTAGCATCTGAACACCGTTAATCAAATACATTTAGGgtaaaaattttcttttttaaattgtgtttttcattagACGCAttaagttttttgtgtttgaccaCGATGCATTGCCTTTGAAAGATTAGTCATTTgagaacagtttattttttaataaactatcaAAGTTTTCATCTAAATAGTCTGAGTAAAagtttcatatttattaggtttttacttgaACAAATACAGtaggtgatgtcatatttggcGTTTAAAGAAATAAGGTAGTGAGCGTGTGTCTGAATTGCATAATGTCTATTATAGGTTGGGGAGCAGTGATTGAATTaggaatttttttctgtttagatattaaactttatttaaccgTTGACTAATTgtggttttctttgtgttttttgttggttttttgtgTTCTTATTCAACACTTGATTATTTGACGAGGACCAAGGGGTGGGAACTCATTACAccgattttaaaatctttgcattggctccctgtgcaatttAGAATTGATTTTTATGTATGTATATTATGATATATTGTAGaagttttagacaaaaaatgacttttttttttttttttttatgtttgcactTTGAGTAGCAGGAGTTGGAAAAGTGCCATAGAAATaacttttaatttgatttgtgtTTGACAGTATTGATGCGTACCGCACACAAAGACAGAATAAGCTTCCCGCCATCCAGAGCGTGACGCCGGCGCTTCAGAGACGAGCTGCAGAGACGCCCAAACCTCAACCATCTACCAACACCAAGGAAGAGATTGCAGTTAGTACCACAGATTAGATTTTTATTAGCATCAATTGTGGAGTTAAAAAAGCCATTCAAAGTTTTGCACTCTGTTTACTTTCATCTGTTTTCGATTGAATGCTAGGGTTCTTGCCAAATGACTATCAGGAATTTATGTTTTCAGTGAAATCTTTCACTCAATGCACACCAAGATCTCAGCAAGAATAGAAGGTGTAAGTCTGCACATTTGTAATGGCCGGTATTGTTGTGGGCTTTTCCAGGCTCTTAATGAGGAGGCAGGTAAACTGCAGACTGTGATCAATCAAACCCTGCAAGCTCTGAGCTGCTGCATCGACGAGGATCACGGGCGAGGCTCGCTGGAGGAGGCTGAAGCTGAGAAGCTGCTGCTAGTTTCCAGTAGGGACAAGACAACTTCCTTTATTTCAGCCAcactttgtgcttttttttttttgttttaaatcagctGTGTGTTTGGGTCGATGTCAAGAAATAAGGAAAACGTAAAGGTGTCCAAGAAAGAATCAAAAGTTCtccaattatataaaaaaaaaattgcatctcTTTTAACAATTTCTTCACTTTGTTTCAAAGTCTGGCATCAATTGAAAAACTACCAGACAGCAGTTTTAGTAAAGTTTATCGTTTTGGAAGAGGAAATAAAGGGCACCATCACATTTATTGATTAGGAAAACCATGTCAATAAGAGCATCTCTAACATCTCTAACCTATCTTATTAGTTGTGTTGAAAATCAGATGATTGCGTCTTTACcttcttttggtttgtttctgcCTGATTCAGGCGAGAAGCGTTCTGCTTTGCTGGCAGAAGTGGCTCGACTGAGGCAGGAAAGAAGTTCAGTGTCTGAGGAGGCAGCAAAGGAAGACACGGACTACATTTCCCAGCAGGCCTGCAGAGGAACTGTCCACATCACAAACATCCAGCTGCCCCTGAAGGTGGAATTTGTCTGCTCCTCACAGAGCCGTGCAGGTAGACTTTTTGGAATGACGTATTCCAAGTATTCCGCACCTCTAGAACCTAAACTGTTGCTATTATTGCAACAAATGAAGGCACACCTTTGTTTATGCACCTGTTCAGGTCGGCCaagtcattatttctttgtccTGATCCACTATGGGCCCTACAACATCGTCGCCACGCCTCTGGCCACCGCTGCCGACGCTCGCAACGGAGACACCATCTCCTTCCCCACGTCTGTCACACTGTGAGCTTCACTGTGGTCCAACTTCTGTTTCATGAAACTCGAACAAAGAAGTtcatttcattagaaatcttTGTTTAATTGTCTGTATTCATTTCAGGAAAGACATCCGCTCGTCTTTTGAGATTGACGTTGAGGTCTACAGCCTGGTGAGAGGAACATTCTTCTCAGCTCACATCTTTGATCCAAACgttttgcaaataaataaatattttttatgtctattttatttctgctgaaacagttttcaaattctagattttattttttttttattaaatatatgtcaaagtctttttttttttttgggtttcctTTAGTCCCACACATCTGGTACCAACTCTATTTCCACAACGGATCGGACCAACACAAAGACAAGAGTAAGTGTTGCATTTGTCACCATTTAATAAAgagtttcaaagaaaacaaagatggactGAGGTCTTTTCTGATCTTTCTACGTTTCCAGGTCACACCAAGGAAACTCTTAAATACCATCACTGTGAGTTTTGTCTTTATTGACGGTTTTTTCAGGCTTTTGTTCTCcttattttaatgaaacattATTGCTTTCTTCTTCAATAGAGATCCACTAACACTGCATCAGGTAAGCcattttttttcaggttttcttcttcatttctgtttgaatTCATCAGAAACAAATGGTTCTCCATTTCATTCCGATAAAGATGAAAAGTCACATTAAGGTCTggtccaaattccctcactactgtATGGGACGTTTGTCAGTTTGTTGGGccgtccgaatctacaattccaaaatccagtgccctgcaAATGTCCCAgtagtctctgcgaaaaactagATTGCcaaatagaccacaatgcattgcgtttaacgtatttgtcatttgaaaaccatgtttgaatgtattttgTATAAATCCTCCAAATTTTAACCATCAAAACAGTGGGTTCCTATTTAGTCATTTATTAGGCTTTTTCTTTGGCAGTTGGATGATGTCATATTTTggatttaaaacagaaaagaacatttgttttttttaatgtttttgtgacatttttctaatcATGTAAAGAAATTGTAActtaaaattgcctttctgaatatttctatattcaaactcttgtgaattaggagcagacataAAAATTCTTCTTAAAAAGATTCTATTGGTTACGCAGAGAATGTTCTTGgggggctacaagctccctgctccgctccattctgatgcatcca encodes:
- the LOC101174346 gene encoding anillin isoform X3; the encoded protein is MEADEENCVSANLKRQREPLSDTEENTKFTAENNDGQKRPRLELAGRENQSPKSSSSRRLAELQTKPDTPIVPSVRSRVQLFTQRKEGGAAGALRCLSDPGSQGSSFIHHDKSVKQHLLADGEFTQRMERFKAPALQASPTNSESPASSCQRSCSNFVSDIQQKLQSTTTPSTKQASRIRQERELELNQLPFNPISENAWLKRSSSDSSLTQQAARTPPGSSLVAPTSKRRVVWPPTQSWDQVHGDADMKDGSFVEASTSDGDKPLTVTAGKKTPYRPDIPAASAAFGLFGETRAPNARRGEKISVEEDRTTSAGKEQLVSEEPSQTVLKLSFSDDQNLSEFTSLDEFDDKEENVSKLTEDENSQVFVSDKDETMEDSSFGDEQIEPSTDEELKIWHYPQDSLLAEDEANLVEEDNTSTKTSEELKASKVGKEEIHSADLDEPADIQNEERCPPADVSAKISELKSKQELCDSLKEESLLVGDRFKVERDEESCSGARDDFTTEQESEGSIPHGSEQLERNRKTVGVRDGTQTSGESPPQKTEVAGGAQPEDRTESPKYDRVQTFIQTTEASHPQDFEEGAENSVCGEQVVKEETIESLEAEGKGTSKKVTFVLEPELIHSSDLSESDTSMRSRADSSLSDFGLSSHDETNTAEMIDQMFEEVLEYAGKVEKERREDAEDCDSGIVPCSDSQVKTEEKNNEVVQTTEENDPNEDELLSFPPAGILSPLSKSVEAVVTPLRLAAESNPSSLLLIPDETSTPPAESAPLYSIDAYRTQRQNKLPAIQSVTPALQRRAAETPKPQPSTNTKEEIAALNEEAGKLQTVINQTLQALSCCIDEDHGRGSLEEAEAEKLLLVSSEKRSALLAEVARLRQERSSVSEEAAKEDTDYISQQACRGTVHITNIQLPLKVEFVCSSQSRAGRPSHYFFVLIHYGPYNIVATPLATAADARNGDTISFPTSVTLKDIRSSFEIDVEVYSLSHTSGTNSISTTDRTNTKTRVTPRKLLNTITRSTNTASGAAPINLSTRRSSSFCLVGSHKITLASLGQSKFPLDKVPFLSPLEGSIYMQLRSEGHSNIYHHGFLTMFELISGFGLWHRRFFVLDGCNLSYWNSPNDRENKEAEGVIPLSGSPSRCVRPVKRDSCARPFTFELVSNVSKQQESNQDGLSKCWFSADTKEDRLDWMEKLNQALLDFNTWNPAQSESQQSSSCSSGNLRESML
- the LOC101174346 gene encoding anillin isoform X1 encodes the protein MEADEENCVSANLKRQREPLSDTEENTKFTAENNDGQKRPRLELAGRENQSPKSSSSRRLAELQTKPDTPIVPSVRSRVQLFTQRKEGGAAGALRCLSDPGSQGSSFIHHDKSVKQHLLADGEFTQRMERFKAPALQASPTNSESPASSCQRSCSNFVSDIQQKLQSTTTPSTKQASRIRQERELELNQLPFNPISENAWLKRSSSDSSLTQQAARTPPGSSLVAPTSKRRVVWPPTQSWDQVHGDADMKDGSFVEASTSDGDKPLTVTAGKKTPYRPDIPAASAAFGLFGETRAPNARRGEKISVEEDRTTSAGKEQLVSEEPSQTVLKLSFSDDQNLSEFTSLDEFDDKEENVSKLTEDENSQVFVSDKDETMEDSSFGDEQIEPSTDEELKIWHYPQDSLLAEDEANLVEEDNTSTKTSEELKASKVGKEEIHSADLDEPADIQNEERCPPADVSAKISELKSKQELCDSLKEESLLVGDRFKVERDEESCSGARDDFTTEQESEGSIPHGSEQLERNRKTVGVRDGTQTSGESPPQKTEVAGGAQPEDRTESPKYDRVQTFIQTTEASHPQDFEEGAENSVCGEQVVKEETIESLEAEGKGTSKKVTFVLEPELIHSSDLSESDTSMRSRADSSLSDFGLSSHDETNTAEMIDQMFEEVLEYAGKVEKERREDAEDCDSGIVPCSDSQVKTEEKNNEVVQTTEENDPNEDELLSFPPAGILSPLSKSVEAVVTPLRLAAESNPSSLLLIPDETSTPPAESAPLYSIDAYRTQRQNKLPAIQSVTPALQRRAAETPKPQPSTNTKEEIAALNEEAGKLQTVINQTLQALSCCIDEDHGRGSLEEAEAEKLLLVSSEKRSALLAEVARLRQERSSVSEEAAKEDTDYISQQACRGTVHITNIQLPLKVEFVCSSQSRAGRPSHYFFVLIHYGPYNIVATPLATAADARNGDTISFPTSVTLKDIRSSFEIDVEVYSLSHTSGTNSISTTDRTNTKTRVTPRKLLNTITRSTNTASGAAPINLSTRRSSSFCLVGSHKITLASLGQSKFPLDKMKFEGKVRKLLGDEFQEKVPFLSPLEGSIYMQLRSEGHSNIYHHGFLTMFELISGFGLWHRRFFVLDGCNLSYWNSPNDRENKEAEGVIPLSGSPSRCVRPVKRDSCARPFTFELVSNVSKQQESNQDGLSKCWFSADTKEDRLDWMEKLNQALLDFNTWNPAQSESQQSSSCSSGNLRESML
- the LOC101174346 gene encoding anillin isoform X2 produces the protein MEADEENCVSANLKRQREPLSDTEENTKFTAENNDGQKRPRLELAGRENQSPKSSSSRRLAELQTKPDTPIVPSVRSRVQLFTQRKEGGAAGALRCLSDPGSQGSSFIHHDKSVKQHLLADGEFTQRMERFKAPALQASPTNSESPASSCQRSCSNFVSDIQQKLQSTTTPSTKQASRIRQERELELNQLPFNPISENAWLKRSSSDSSLTQAARTPPGSSLVAPTSKRRVVWPPTQSWDQVHGDADMKDGSFVEASTSDGDKPLTVTAGKKTPYRPDIPAASAAFGLFGETRAPNARRGEKISVEEDRTTSAGKEQLVSEEPSQTVLKLSFSDDQNLSEFTSLDEFDDKEENVSKLTEDENSQVFVSDKDETMEDSSFGDEQIEPSTDEELKIWHYPQDSLLAEDEANLVEEDNTSTKTSEELKASKVGKEEIHSADLDEPADIQNEERCPPADVSAKISELKSKQELCDSLKEESLLVGDRFKVERDEESCSGARDDFTTEQESEGSIPHGSEQLERNRKTVGVRDGTQTSGESPPQKTEVAGGAQPEDRTESPKYDRVQTFIQTTEASHPQDFEEGAENSVCGEQVVKEETIESLEAEGKGTSKKVTFVLEPELIHSSDLSESDTSMRSRADSSLSDFGLSSHDETNTAEMIDQMFEEVLEYAGKVEKERREDAEDCDSGIVPCSDSQVKTEEKNNEVVQTTEENDPNEDELLSFPPAGILSPLSKSVEAVVTPLRLAAESNPSSLLLIPDETSTPPAESAPLYSIDAYRTQRQNKLPAIQSVTPALQRRAAETPKPQPSTNTKEEIAALNEEAGKLQTVINQTLQALSCCIDEDHGRGSLEEAEAEKLLLVSSEKRSALLAEVARLRQERSSVSEEAAKEDTDYISQQACRGTVHITNIQLPLKVEFVCSSQSRAGRPSHYFFVLIHYGPYNIVATPLATAADARNGDTISFPTSVTLKDIRSSFEIDVEVYSLSHTSGTNSISTTDRTNTKTRVTPRKLLNTITRSTNTASGAAPINLSTRRSSSFCLVGSHKITLASLGQSKFPLDKMKFEGKVRKLLGDEFQEKVPFLSPLEGSIYMQLRSEGHSNIYHHGFLTMFELISGFGLWHRRFFVLDGCNLSYWNSPNDRENKEAEGVIPLSGSPSRCVRPVKRDSCARPFTFELVSNVSKQQESNQDGLSKCWFSADTKEDRLDWMEKLNQALLDFNTWNPAQSESQQSSSCSSGNLRESML
- the LOC101174346 gene encoding anillin isoform X4 translates to MEADEENCVSANLKRQREPLSDTEENTKFTAENNDGQKRPRLELAGRENQSPKSSSSRRLAELQTKPDTPIVPSVRSRVQLFTQRKEGGAAGALRCLSDPGSQGSSFIHHDKSVKQHLLADGEFTQRMERFKAPALQASPTNSESPASSCQRSCSNFVSDIQQKLQSTTTPSTKQASRIRQERELELNQLPFNPISENAWLKRSSSDSSLTQQVHGDADMKDGSFVEASTSDGDKPLTVTAGKKTPYRPDIPAASAAFGLFGETRAPNARRGEKISVEEDRTTSAGKEQLVSEEPSQTVLKLSFSDDQNLSEFTSLDEFDDKEENVSKLTEDENSQVFVSDKDETMEDSSFGDEQIEPSTDEELKIWHYPQDSLLAEDEANLVEEDNTSTKTSEELKASKVGKEEIHSADLDEPADIQNEERCPPADVSAKISELKSKQELCDSLKEESLLVGDRFKVERDEESCSGARDDFTTEQESEGSIPHGSEQLERNRKTVGVRDGTQTSGESPPQKTEVAGGAQPEDRTESPKYDRVQTFIQTTEASHPQDFEEGAENSVCGEQVVKEETIESLEAEGKGTSKKVTFVLEPELIHSSDLSESDTSMRSRADSSLSDFGLSSHDETNTAEMIDQMFEEVLEYAGKVEKERREDAEDCDSGIVPCSDSQVKTEEKNNEVVQTTEENDPNEDELLSFPPAGILSPLSKSVEAVVTPLRLAAESNPSSLLLIPDETSTPPAESAPLYSIDAYRTQRQNKLPAIQSVTPALQRRAAETPKPQPSTNTKEEIAALNEEAGKLQTVINQTLQALSCCIDEDHGRGSLEEAEAEKLLLVSSEKRSALLAEVARLRQERSSVSEEAAKEDTDYISQQACRGTVHITNIQLPLKVEFVCSSQSRAGRPSHYFFVLIHYGPYNIVATPLATAADARNGDTISFPTSVTLKDIRSSFEIDVEVYSLSHTSGTNSISTTDRTNTKTRVTPRKLLNTITRSTNTASGAAPINLSTRRSSSFCLVGSHKITLASLGQSKFPLDKMKFEGKVRKLLGDEFQEKVPFLSPLEGSIYMQLRSEGHSNIYHHGFLTMFELISGFGLWHRRFFVLDGCNLSYWNSPNDRENKEAEGVIPLSGSPSRCVRPVKRDSCARPFTFELVSNVSKQQESNQDGLSKCWFSADTKEDRLDWMEKLNQALLDFNTWNPAQSESQQSSSCSSGNLRESML